The Deltaproteobacteria bacterium genome has a window encoding:
- a CDS encoding acetyl-coenzyme A synthetase yields MKRNQPRKESAMNEPDMIQSEELVFRPLPQLVIEANVNPQEFATAQASARADHLGYWEDAAQELDWFQCWDTVLDDSNAPRYRWFKGAQCNIVYNALDRHI; encoded by the coding sequence ATGAAGCGCAACCAGCCGCGCAAGGAGTCCGCCATGAACGAACCGGACATGATCCAGAGCGAAGAACTCGTCTTTCGTCCGCTGCCCCAATTGGTCATCGAGGCCAACGTCAACCCGCAGGAATTCGCCACGGCCCAGGCCTCGGCCAGGGCGGACCACCTCGGCTACTGGGAGGACGCGGCCCAGGAACTGGATTGGTTCCAGTGCTGGGACACGGTTCTCGATGATTCCAACGCGCCCCGTTATCGTTGGTTCAAGGGTGCCCAGTGCAATATCGTCTACAATGCCCTGGATCGGCACATTG
- a CDS encoding response regulator transcription factor, with translation MSKLKALLLHPDSKVRSQLRDLLDPVKEIVVLGEAVSSFEALEMLAFIPYDVFFMGTELPHGVSGMDLAAHLAQGDDPPALIFLATEEDHAFTAFELGAADYLLWPVNAARFARTIERLRPLLPRKKAAPPTQPMRAAQASNEETLHLALGDDEEEVFVNALRQAWDLNRERPPEIEKLPVNQEGRHILIPYTQIVYVEAYEDYSFVHTAQDRFLTSYRLKNLEARLKPHRFCRVHRKYLVNLDMVTEIASMPGGNYMLRTAGRKKIELPVSRRRIGELKKILQL, from the coding sequence ATGTCCAAGCTCAAAGCCCTGTTGCTGCATCCGGATTCCAAGGTTCGTTCCCAATTGCGAGACCTCCTCGACCCTGTCAAGGAAATCGTCGTGCTCGGCGAGGCCGTGTCCTCGTTCGAGGCCCTGGAGATGCTCGCCTTCATCCCCTACGATGTTTTTTTCATGGGCACGGAGCTGCCGCATGGGGTCAGCGGCATGGACCTGGCGGCGCATCTGGCCCAGGGGGACGACCCGCCGGCCCTCATCTTTCTCGCCACCGAGGAGGACCACGCCTTCACGGCGTTCGAGCTGGGCGCGGCCGATTATCTGCTCTGGCCGGTCAACGCGGCCCGTTTTGCCCGGACCATCGAGCGTCTGAGGCCCCTGTTGCCGCGTAAAAAAGCCGCGCCGCCGACCCAGCCCATGCGGGCCGCCCAGGCCTCCAACGAGGAAACCCTGCATCTGGCCCTGGGCGACGACGAGGAGGAGGTTTTCGTCAACGCCCTGCGCCAGGCCTGGGACCTGAACCGCGAGCGTCCGCCAGAGATCGAGAAACTGCCCGTGAACCAGGAAGGGCGGCATATCCTCATCCCTTATACACAGATCGTCTATGTCGAGGCCTACGAGGATTACAGCTTCGTGCACACGGCCCAGGACCGCTTTCTGACTTCCTATCGTCTGAAAAATCTGGAAGCGCGCCTGAAGCCCCACCGCTTTTGCCGGGTGCATCGCAAATACCTGGTCAATCTGGACATGGTCACGGAAATCGCGTCCATGCCCGGCGGCAATTACATGCTGCGCACCGCCGGGCGGAAAAAAATCGAACTGCCGGTCAGCCGCCGCCGCATCGGCGAACTCAAGAAAATTTTGCAACTTTAG
- a CDS encoding elongation factor 4 produces the protein MPTQEHIRNFSIIAHIDHGKSTLADRIMEKTKLISDRQKKDQYLDRMELEQERGITIKAQTVRIPYRSKNGRDYILNLIDTPGHVDFSYEVSRSLAACDGALLVVDATQGVEAQTLANVYMALDNDLEVVPVLNKIDLPSAEPERVAEEIEEVIGLDCTDMATVSAKTGLGVEDLLEKLVERVPAPKGDTDAPLKALIFDSWYDSYQGVVVLFRVLEGMIKWGQRVVMCATDKKYEVTRLGVFSPEAMDIKSLGAGEVGFLCAAIKDLKDAQVGDTITDPERPTDSPFPGFKTIKPMVFCGLYPVEPAEYDTLKSALEKLQLNDAALHYEPETSQALGFGFRCGFLGLLHMEVIQERLEREFQAKLIATAPSVIYRVTRTDGETFDIDNPSNLPAQEKIASIAEPFVRMEIHVPNEYVGNVLGLCEEKRGIQKDMKYLTSTRVVISYELPFSEIVYDFFDRLKSVTKGFASLDYEVIDYREADLVKLDVLINGEQVDAMAVIVHRSNAAYRGRALALKLKRVIHRQLFEIIIQAAIGNKIIARERVSPLRKNVTAKCYGGDITRKRKLLEKQKEGKKRMKRMGSVEIPQEAFLAALQPDD, from the coding sequence ATGCCCACACAAGAACACATCAGAAATTTCAGTATCATCGCCCATATCGACCACGGCAAGTCAACCCTGGCCGATCGGATCATGGAAAAAACCAAGCTCATTTCCGATCGCCAGAAAAAGGACCAATACCTGGATCGCATGGAATTGGAACAGGAGCGCGGCATCACCATCAAGGCCCAGACCGTGCGCATTCCGTACCGCTCCAAGAACGGACGGGACTATATCCTGAACCTCATCGACACCCCCGGCCACGTGGACTTTTCCTACGAGGTCTCGCGCAGCCTGGCCGCGTGCGACGGCGCGCTCCTGGTGGTGGACGCCACCCAGGGCGTCGAGGCCCAGACCCTGGCCAATGTCTACATGGCCCTGGACAATGATCTGGAGGTCGTGCCGGTTCTGAACAAGATCGACCTGCCCAGCGCCGAGCCCGAACGGGTGGCCGAGGAGATCGAGGAAGTCATCGGCCTGGACTGCACGGACATGGCCACGGTTTCGGCCAAGACGGGCCTGGGCGTGGAGGATCTGCTGGAAAAACTGGTCGAACGCGTGCCCGCGCCCAAGGGCGACACCGACGCCCCGCTCAAGGCCCTGATCTTCGACTCCTGGTACGACTCCTACCAGGGCGTTGTCGTTTTGTTCCGCGTGCTCGAAGGCATGATCAAATGGGGCCAGCGCGTGGTGATGTGCGCCACGGACAAGAAGTACGAGGTCACCCGCCTGGGCGTGTTTTCGCCCGAGGCCATGGACATCAAGTCCCTGGGCGCGGGCGAGGTCGGCTTTCTGTGCGCGGCCATCAAGGACCTCAAGGACGCCCAGGTCGGCGACACCATCACCGACCCGGAGCGGCCCACGGACAGTCCCTTCCCCGGCTTCAAGACCATCAAGCCCATGGTTTTCTGCGGGCTCTACCCCGTGGAACCGGCCGAGTACGACACCCTGAAGTCCGCCCTGGAAAAACTCCAGCTCAACGACGCGGCCCTGCACTACGAACCCGAGACCTCCCAGGCCCTGGGCTTTGGCTTCCGCTGCGGATTTTTGGGACTGCTGCACATGGAGGTCATCCAGGAACGCCTGGAGCGCGAGTTCCAGGCCAAGCTCATCGCCACGGCGCCCTCGGTCATCTACCGCGTGACCCGCACCGACGGCGAGACCTTCGACATCGACAACCCGAGCAACCTGCCGGCGCAGGAAAAGATCGCGTCCATCGCCGAACCCTTTGTGCGCATGGAAATCCATGTGCCCAACGAGTACGTCGGCAACGTGCTCGGACTGTGCGAGGAAAAGCGCGGCATCCAGAAGGACATGAAATATCTGACCTCGACCCGCGTGGTCATCAGCTACGAACTGCCCTTCTCGGAGATTGTGTACGACTTCTTCGACCGCCTCAAATCCGTGACCAAGGGCTTCGCGTCCCTGGATTACGAGGTCATCGACTATCGCGAGGCCGATCTGGTCAAGCTCGACGTGCTCATCAACGGCGAACAGGTCGACGCCATGGCCGTCATCGTGCACCGCTCCAACGCCGCCTATCGTGGCCGGGCCCTGGCCCTGAAACTCAAGCGGGTCATCCACCGCCAGTTGTTCGAGATCATCATCCAGGCGGCCATCGGCAACAAGATCATCGCGCGCGAGCGGGTCTCCCCGCTGCGCAAGAACGTCACCGCCAAATGCTATGGCGGCGACATTACCCGGAAACGCAAGCTTCTGGAAAAACAGAAAGAAGGCAAAAAGCGC